In Mytilus trossulus isolate FHL-02 chromosome 14, PNRI_Mtr1.1.1.hap1, whole genome shotgun sequence, a genomic segment contains:
- the LOC134695904 gene encoding homeobox protein CHOX-CAD-like: MVLCQETPSNSMYQTRTSPPANYNFGHFPGYVGQNGHYAAQPHGFEQFNIDPSSAFQQAQCYPMYGPGMTRPEEWNGTGNMNYSPMNNATGTVSPHSMNAMYQYRNDYVQTHCGNGNMNNMSTSPQPTGSPTTSTGSSGSNGSPSNKQIRPPYDWMKKTSYVPTGPQPGKTRTKDKYRVVYSDHQRLELEKEFHYSRYITIRRKAELAQNLGLSERQVKIWFQNRRAKERKQNKKRGDDIKIEEYHNETSGHIPNMQHQVHSSQTPTMQQVTIKQDPIDDYPGPHVTMQIPMSDPSDNHVSTSPIQTPHHMTSSVSDTMTNIKVDTGEPPNVIQS; this comes from the exons ATGGTTTTGTGTCAGGAGACACCTTCAAATTCAATGTATCAGACTAGAACATCACCCCCAGCTAACTACAATTTCGGACATTTTCCAGGATACGTTGGACAAAATGGACATTATGCTGCTCAACCGCATGGATTTGAACAGTTTAACATTGACCCATCATCGGCCTTTCAACAGGCTCAGTGTTATCCTATGTATGGCCCAGGTATGACGCGCCCAGAAGAATGGAATGGGACGGGAAATATGAACTATTCGCCAATGAACAATGCAACTGGTACTGTCAGTCCGCATTCCATGAACGCTATGTATCAATACAGGAACGATTATGTCCAGACTCACTGCGGCAATGGAAACATGAATAATATGTCTACGTCACCACAGCCCACGGGGTCCCCTACTACATCAACTGGGTCCAGTGGGAGCAATGGCTCACCTTCCAACAAACAGATAAGACCCCCGTATGATTGGATGAAGAAAACCTCCTATGTTCCAACGGGTCCACAACCAG gaaagaccagAACCAAAGATAAATATCGGGTTGTTTACAGTGACCATCAGCGTTTAGAACTGGAGAAAGAGTTCCATTACAGTCGTTATATAACAATTCGTCGAAAGGCCGAACTTGCTCAAAACCTAGGCTTGTCAGAGAGACAAGTTAAAATATGGTTTCAAAATCGCAGAGCAAAAGAGCggaaacagaataaaaaaagagGTGATGATATCAAAATAGAAGAATATCACAATGAAACTTCCGGTCACATTCCCAACATGCAGCACCAAGTTCACAGCTCACAGACACCCACAATGCAGCAGGTTACAATAAAACAAGATCCTATTGACGATTATCCGGGTCCTCACGTGACGATGCAAATACCAATGTCCGATCCATCCGATAATCACGTGTCAACATCTCCCATTCAGACTCCTCATCACATGACAAGCTCAGTTTCGGACACTATGACAAACATTAAAGTAGACACCGGAGAACCTCCGAATGTTATTCAATCATAA